Part of the Vibrio sp. SCSIO 43137 genome, CAGAAAACCTTGTGAAGTGACTTTATCAAGAGTACCGTCTGCGGCGGATGCAGTGTTGCTCATAAGGGCTGTTGATGCAGCTACGACTGAAGCAAGAATTGTAAGTTTATTTGCCATTTGTATCCTTCCTGTATGATCCATTTTGAACCAGGTGACACCTGATACAAGTTCCTTGATGTTATGTTTATTTGAACTGTTTTATGACCGGATGGCCTAAAACAATCTGTTGTATCTACCGGCAAGGTCTATAAAATTCCTAGAGAATTTCAACATCACCTGAGCCAGAGAATTTTTATAACCGAACAGTTGTTAGAATGACCAAATGTTGCTTATTTGTAAATAGTGCAAAAGCGCACCATATAGGTTCGCGGTTATATATATTATGTATAGTCGACTTAATAGATATATCCACTATCAATTTCGATTAAAGTAAACATGATCACTGGTCGGAGTTGGAAATTTAATAGTTCATCGTTCTGGATGTAACAAATATGTTAATTTTGTGCACTAAAGTGGTGCGCAGAGGCTTAGTCATTGAGGTAGTAAAGAGAATATGCAGTATTTTCCGCTGTTTTATAATTTAACCAATAAGCCCGTTTTAGTAGTCGGTGGGGGAGAAGTCGCTTCACGTAAAGTCGATATGCTGGTGAGAGCCGGTGCTGATGTCACTATCGTTTCACCGCAGGTTACTCCTTTTCTGCAAGATCTGATCAGCCGCAAGCAGTGCCGCTGGATTGAAGGTGTTTATAACAAAGAACATCAATCCGGTATGGTGCAGGTATGGGCGACTACCGATGATAAGCCACTGAACCATTTGGTGCATAAAAATGCCAAAAGTGATGGGATAATGGTTAACGTGGTTGACGATAAACCCTACTGTGACTTTATTACTCCTTCTATGGTTAACCGCGGGCGTATTCAGGTGGCCATATCGAGTGGTGGTGCTTCGCCGGTATTGGTAAGAAGAATCCGTGAAACGATAGAAACATCCCTTGCTCAGAATCTGGAGTTGATAGCTGATTTCGCGATGGATAAACGAGAGGATGTACAGAGTAGGTTTAGCTCAGTCTCTCAGCGTCGAGTGTTCTGGCAGAATTTTTTCGATTCTCCGGCCATTGATAGTGCAGGCAGTAAAGAAGAGCTTGAGACTCTGTACAAGACGATATTAAAGCAGGGTATAAAAGAGACACTGTCACGTAACTGGCTGGAGTTTGGCTGCGACGCTGACAGTTTAAGTCTGAAAACCCTCAGAACAATGCAGAAAGCTGAAGTGGTTTTTTATCCGGCTGATTGTCCGTTCGAGTTTATCGATCTATGTCGCAGGGATGCTGAAAGAGTTGAGTATAAAAACTTGCACGATTTACAACAATTACTAGGCAATGCTGAGAATGAAAATATGACTGATATCTGCATATTTATTCCGAGAGGTGAAATGTCTGCCAATCAGAAACTCGCTGATT contains:
- a CDS encoding precorrin-2 dehydrogenase/sirohydrochlorin ferrochelatase family protein, with amino-acid sequence MQYFPLFYNLTNKPVLVVGGGEVASRKVDMLVRAGADVTIVSPQVTPFLQDLISRKQCRWIEGVYNKEHQSGMVQVWATTDDKPLNHLVHKNAKSDGIMVNVVDDKPYCDFITPSMVNRGRIQVAISSGGASPVLVRRIRETIETSLAQNLELIADFAMDKREDVQSRFSSVSQRRVFWQNFFDSPAIDSAGSKEELETLYKTILKQGIKETLSRNWLEFGCDADSLSLKTLRTMQKAEVVFYPADCPFEFIDLCRRDAERVEYKNLHDLQQLLGNAENENMTDICIFIPRGEMSANQKLADFAKNEALFRVVE